One part of the Pieris napi chromosome 4, ilPieNapi1.2, whole genome shotgun sequence genome encodes these proteins:
- the LOC125048733 gene encoding uncharacterized protein LOC125048733 isoform X1: protein MNDIDIKIVDSPKDRLLVAAESPLPENSGDNEVDPLCIDEDMNSAKDLLPVDKTGLEEDVGNCDDNTKEEVENEPKEATPELKENSNIIAEQNCINNIEEETAKTSDLIEGHNDTNDGVVTKEESRDLPLEVKSKETSEKEVEGDVEMSEAPVDKTEKETKPSLSVNGDVIKEEPVKRRASEDIDTESPLKKLCQEVEKTFPQHDIMITDYIQTATKNNVDEIQRHTEQLLSEIQTLRELAQKKEHEWNNILHLKKVKEEILLRLLRRKQVLSFEKSPDVNGAERCDPFDYLNQAKNLAIDKSDEISGLSLKPPGSANPMIQPPVMPVTTHFNLMSGLPPPYDKTAHMPMSKPMFPQGLMMPGPMPGFPRDMNGQLPSSYGMPMGRQGPIKDVKSIIADYRQRNPEMAPRRGRRMKSIVNPNIMNPRPIAPKMDNVNSLGNLNMLFNNLDMNQKAMLERLQQMQAGGLPNGLSFKDVLVQFANMQQPGMMNRPMDMPRPEHIRPDRRRQERNEEMHKQAERLASPSPRLPPPPPYPEISLLPVNSSQENTQQNSLLHGILTKQASPATQSYSPTLAKLLTSPEGKQAPLTTFGQAKNCGEITITPVQPTPPPQETQTQEKQDVGQLNVRQDDEESPASEGEAPGSGGSGGSAGCAGSPGGSGRLVIDEAAEDTPLCQGCRARDAQFVCAGCANQWYCSRECQVAAWDEHSEMCSG, encoded by the exons atgaaCGATATAGATATCAAAATAGTGGATTCACCGAAGGACCGGTTACTGGTTGCTGCAGAGTCACCTTTGCCGGAAAATTCGGGTGATAATGAGGTCGACCCCTTGTGCATTGACGAGGATATGAACTCGGCTAAAGACTTGCTGCCCGTAGATAAGACTGGCTTAGAAGAAGATGTGGGCAACTGTGATGATAACACCAAAGAAGAAGTAGAAAATGAACCTAAGGAAGCTACTCCTGAATTAAAGGAAAACtcaa atataataGCTGAGCAAAATTGCATCAACAATATTGAAGAGGAAACTGCCAAAACATCTGATCTGATTGAAGGGCATAATGATACAAATGATGGAGTTGTAACCAAAGAGGAAAGTAGAGACCTACCCCTAGAAGTGAAGAGTAAAGAAACATCTGAAAAAGAGGTTGAAGGCGATGTTGAAATGTCCGAAGCCCCAGTAGATAAAACAGAGAAAGAGACTAAACCTAGTCTTTCTGTTAATGGGGATGTTATTAAG GAGGAACCTGTGAAACGGAGAGCTAGTGAAGATATTGATACTGAATCTCCATTGAAGAAGCTGTGTCAAGAAGTTGAAAAGACATTTCCACAGCATGATATCATGATAACTGACTACATTCAAACAGCCACCAAAAATAATGTTGATGAAATTCAAAGGCACACAGAACAACTTCTGTCGGAAATACAAACACTAAGAGAACTTGCACAAAAGAAAGAACACGAATGGAACAATATACTACACctaaaaaaagtcaaagaaGAAATTCTCCTCAGGCTACTGAGACGAAAACAAGTTCTATCATTTGAGAAATCACCAGACGTGAATGGCGCGGAGCGTTGCGATCCATTCGACTATTTGAATCAAGCCAAGAATTTAGCAATCGATAAGAGTGATGAAATTTCTGGTCTGTCATTGAAACCGCCTGGATCTGCGAATCCAATGATTCAACCACCAGTGATGCCAGTCACGACGCACTTTAATTTAATGTCAGGGTTGCCACCGCCATATGATAAGACGGCCCACATGCCAATGTCAAAACCAATGTTTCCACAAGGGTTGATGATGCCCGGTCCGATGCCAGGTTTCCCGAGAGATATGAATGGACAATTACCCTCTAGTTACGGGATGCCTATGGGTCGACAAGGTCCAATAAAGGATGTTAAGTCTATAATAGCGGATTATAGACAACGCAATCCTGAAATGGCGCCGCGGAGAGGTAGGCGCATGAAGTCGATTGTTAATCCGAATATTATGAACCCTAGGCCCATAGCACCCAAGATGGATAATGTTAACAGCTTGGGAAACTTAAATATGCTATTCAATAATTTGGATATG AATCAAAAAGCAATGCTAGAACGTCTCCAACAAATGCAAGCAGGGGGATTGCCCAATGGTTTATCGTTCAAGGATGTGTTAGTGCAGTTTGCGAACATGCAACAACCTGGTATGATGAACAGGCCAATGGATATGCCGCGGCCAGAACACATCCGACCAGATAGAAGAAGACAGGAGAGGAATGAAGAAATGCATAAAcag GCAGAAAGGCTGGCGTCACCAAGTCCAAGACTGCCCCCTCCGCCACCTTACCCTGAAATATCTCTTCTCCCAGTCAACTCCAGTCAGGAAAACACGCAGCAAAACTCATTGCTGCACGGCATCCTTACAAAG CAGGCGTCACCTGCGACTCAGAGTTACTCGCCGACGTTGGCTAAACTGCTTACGTCACCCGAAGGGAAACAGGCGCCGTTGACAACTTTCGGTCAGGCCAAG AATTGTGGCGAGATCACAATTACACCGGTGCAGCCGACACCACCACCGCAAGAAACGCAGACGCAAGAGAAACAAGATGTTGGACAATTG AATGTACGGCAGGACGACGAAGAAAGCCCCGCTTCCGAGGGTGAGGCACCGGGTAGCGGGGGCTCTGGGGGTTCCGCAGGGTGTGCAGGCTCCCCGGGGGGCTCCGGCAGACTCGTCATCGACGAAGCCGCAGAGGACACGCCCCTCTGTCAGGGCTGTCGTGCAAGAGACGCCCAGTTCGTCTGCGCGGGATGTGCCAATCAGTGGTATTGCAGCCGAGAGTGTCag gtGGCTGCGTGGGATGAACACTCAGAAATGTGTTCAGGCTGA
- the LOC125048733 gene encoding uncharacterized protein LOC125048733 isoform X2: MNDIDIKIVDSPKDRLLVAAESPLPENSGDNEVDPLCIDEDMNSAKDLLPVDKTGLEEDVGNCDDNTKEEVENEPKEATPELKENSNIIAEQNCINNIEEETAKTSDLIEGHNDTNDGVVTKEESRDLPLEVKSKETSEKEVEGDVEMSEAPVDKTEKETKPSLSVNGDVIKEEPVKRRASEDIDTESPLKKLCQEVEKTFPQHDIMITDYIQTATKNNVDEIQRHTEQLLSEIQTLRELAQKKEHEWNNILHLKKVKEEILLRLLRRKQVLSFEKSPDVNGAERCDPFDYLNQAKNLAIDKSDEISGLSLKPPGSANPMIQPPVMPVTTHFNLMSGLPPPYDKTAHMPMSKPMFPQGLMMPGPMPGFPRDMNGQLPSSYGMPMGRQGPIKDVKSIIADYRQRNPEMAPRRGRRMKSIVNPNIMNPRPIAPKMDNVNSLGNLNMLFNNLDMNQKAMLERLQQMQAGGLPNGLSFKDVLVQFANMQQPGMMNRPMDMPRPEHIRPDRRRQERNEEMHKQAERLASPSPRLPPPPPYPEISLLPVNSSQENTQQNSLLHGILTKASPATQSYSPTLAKLLTSPEGKQAPLTTFGQAKNCGEITITPVQPTPPPQETQTQEKQDVGQLNVRQDDEESPASEGEAPGSGGSGGSAGCAGSPGGSGRLVIDEAAEDTPLCQGCRARDAQFVCAGCANQWYCSRECQVAAWDEHSEMCSG; the protein is encoded by the exons atgaaCGATATAGATATCAAAATAGTGGATTCACCGAAGGACCGGTTACTGGTTGCTGCAGAGTCACCTTTGCCGGAAAATTCGGGTGATAATGAGGTCGACCCCTTGTGCATTGACGAGGATATGAACTCGGCTAAAGACTTGCTGCCCGTAGATAAGACTGGCTTAGAAGAAGATGTGGGCAACTGTGATGATAACACCAAAGAAGAAGTAGAAAATGAACCTAAGGAAGCTACTCCTGAATTAAAGGAAAACtcaa atataataGCTGAGCAAAATTGCATCAACAATATTGAAGAGGAAACTGCCAAAACATCTGATCTGATTGAAGGGCATAATGATACAAATGATGGAGTTGTAACCAAAGAGGAAAGTAGAGACCTACCCCTAGAAGTGAAGAGTAAAGAAACATCTGAAAAAGAGGTTGAAGGCGATGTTGAAATGTCCGAAGCCCCAGTAGATAAAACAGAGAAAGAGACTAAACCTAGTCTTTCTGTTAATGGGGATGTTATTAAG GAGGAACCTGTGAAACGGAGAGCTAGTGAAGATATTGATACTGAATCTCCATTGAAGAAGCTGTGTCAAGAAGTTGAAAAGACATTTCCACAGCATGATATCATGATAACTGACTACATTCAAACAGCCACCAAAAATAATGTTGATGAAATTCAAAGGCACACAGAACAACTTCTGTCGGAAATACAAACACTAAGAGAACTTGCACAAAAGAAAGAACACGAATGGAACAATATACTACACctaaaaaaagtcaaagaaGAAATTCTCCTCAGGCTACTGAGACGAAAACAAGTTCTATCATTTGAGAAATCACCAGACGTGAATGGCGCGGAGCGTTGCGATCCATTCGACTATTTGAATCAAGCCAAGAATTTAGCAATCGATAAGAGTGATGAAATTTCTGGTCTGTCATTGAAACCGCCTGGATCTGCGAATCCAATGATTCAACCACCAGTGATGCCAGTCACGACGCACTTTAATTTAATGTCAGGGTTGCCACCGCCATATGATAAGACGGCCCACATGCCAATGTCAAAACCAATGTTTCCACAAGGGTTGATGATGCCCGGTCCGATGCCAGGTTTCCCGAGAGATATGAATGGACAATTACCCTCTAGTTACGGGATGCCTATGGGTCGACAAGGTCCAATAAAGGATGTTAAGTCTATAATAGCGGATTATAGACAACGCAATCCTGAAATGGCGCCGCGGAGAGGTAGGCGCATGAAGTCGATTGTTAATCCGAATATTATGAACCCTAGGCCCATAGCACCCAAGATGGATAATGTTAACAGCTTGGGAAACTTAAATATGCTATTCAATAATTTGGATATG AATCAAAAAGCAATGCTAGAACGTCTCCAACAAATGCAAGCAGGGGGATTGCCCAATGGTTTATCGTTCAAGGATGTGTTAGTGCAGTTTGCGAACATGCAACAACCTGGTATGATGAACAGGCCAATGGATATGCCGCGGCCAGAACACATCCGACCAGATAGAAGAAGACAGGAGAGGAATGAAGAAATGCATAAAcag GCAGAAAGGCTGGCGTCACCAAGTCCAAGACTGCCCCCTCCGCCACCTTACCCTGAAATATCTCTTCTCCCAGTCAACTCCAGTCAGGAAAACACGCAGCAAAACTCATTGCTGCACGGCATCCTTACAAAG GCGTCACCTGCGACTCAGAGTTACTCGCCGACGTTGGCTAAACTGCTTACGTCACCCGAAGGGAAACAGGCGCCGTTGACAACTTTCGGTCAGGCCAAG AATTGTGGCGAGATCACAATTACACCGGTGCAGCCGACACCACCACCGCAAGAAACGCAGACGCAAGAGAAACAAGATGTTGGACAATTG AATGTACGGCAGGACGACGAAGAAAGCCCCGCTTCCGAGGGTGAGGCACCGGGTAGCGGGGGCTCTGGGGGTTCCGCAGGGTGTGCAGGCTCCCCGGGGGGCTCCGGCAGACTCGTCATCGACGAAGCCGCAGAGGACACGCCCCTCTGTCAGGGCTGTCGTGCAAGAGACGCCCAGTTCGTCTGCGCGGGATGTGCCAATCAGTGGTATTGCAGCCGAGAGTGTCag gtGGCTGCGTGGGATGAACACTCAGAAATGTGTTCAGGCTGA
- the LOC125048733 gene encoding uncharacterized protein LOC125048733 isoform X3 codes for MNDIDIKIVDSPKDRLLVAAESPLPENSGDNEVDPLCIDEDMNSAKDLLPVDKTGLEEDVGNCDDNTKEEVENEPKEATPELKENSNIIAEQNCINNIEEETAKTSDLIEGHNDTNDGVVTKEESRDLPLEVKSKETSEKEVEGDVEMSEAPVDKTEKETKPSLSVNGDVIKEEPVKRRASEDIDTESPLKKLCQEVEKTFPQHDIMITDYIQTATKNNVDEIQRHTEQLLSEIQTLRELAQKKEHEWNNILHLKKVKEEILLRLLRRKQVLSFEKSPDVNGAERCDPFDYLNQAKNLAIDKSDEISGLSLKPPGSANPMIQPPVMPVTTHFNLMSGLPPPYDKTAHMPMSKPMFPQGLMMPGPMPGFPRDMNGQLPSSYGMPMGRQGPIKDVKSIIADYRQRNPEMAPRRGRRMKSIVNPNIMNPRPIAPKMDNVNSLGNLNMLFNNLDMNQKAMLERLQQMQAGGLPNGLSFKDVLVQFANMQQPGMMNRPMDMPRPEHIRPDRRRQERNEEMHKQAERLASPSPRLPPPPPYPEISLLPVNSSQENTQQNSLLHGILTKNCGEITITPVQPTPPPQETQTQEKQDVGQLNVRQDDEESPASEGEAPGSGGSGGSAGCAGSPGGSGRLVIDEAAEDTPLCQGCRARDAQFVCAGCANQWYCSRECQVAAWDEHSEMCSG; via the exons atgaaCGATATAGATATCAAAATAGTGGATTCACCGAAGGACCGGTTACTGGTTGCTGCAGAGTCACCTTTGCCGGAAAATTCGGGTGATAATGAGGTCGACCCCTTGTGCATTGACGAGGATATGAACTCGGCTAAAGACTTGCTGCCCGTAGATAAGACTGGCTTAGAAGAAGATGTGGGCAACTGTGATGATAACACCAAAGAAGAAGTAGAAAATGAACCTAAGGAAGCTACTCCTGAATTAAAGGAAAACtcaa atataataGCTGAGCAAAATTGCATCAACAATATTGAAGAGGAAACTGCCAAAACATCTGATCTGATTGAAGGGCATAATGATACAAATGATGGAGTTGTAACCAAAGAGGAAAGTAGAGACCTACCCCTAGAAGTGAAGAGTAAAGAAACATCTGAAAAAGAGGTTGAAGGCGATGTTGAAATGTCCGAAGCCCCAGTAGATAAAACAGAGAAAGAGACTAAACCTAGTCTTTCTGTTAATGGGGATGTTATTAAG GAGGAACCTGTGAAACGGAGAGCTAGTGAAGATATTGATACTGAATCTCCATTGAAGAAGCTGTGTCAAGAAGTTGAAAAGACATTTCCACAGCATGATATCATGATAACTGACTACATTCAAACAGCCACCAAAAATAATGTTGATGAAATTCAAAGGCACACAGAACAACTTCTGTCGGAAATACAAACACTAAGAGAACTTGCACAAAAGAAAGAACACGAATGGAACAATATACTACACctaaaaaaagtcaaagaaGAAATTCTCCTCAGGCTACTGAGACGAAAACAAGTTCTATCATTTGAGAAATCACCAGACGTGAATGGCGCGGAGCGTTGCGATCCATTCGACTATTTGAATCAAGCCAAGAATTTAGCAATCGATAAGAGTGATGAAATTTCTGGTCTGTCATTGAAACCGCCTGGATCTGCGAATCCAATGATTCAACCACCAGTGATGCCAGTCACGACGCACTTTAATTTAATGTCAGGGTTGCCACCGCCATATGATAAGACGGCCCACATGCCAATGTCAAAACCAATGTTTCCACAAGGGTTGATGATGCCCGGTCCGATGCCAGGTTTCCCGAGAGATATGAATGGACAATTACCCTCTAGTTACGGGATGCCTATGGGTCGACAAGGTCCAATAAAGGATGTTAAGTCTATAATAGCGGATTATAGACAACGCAATCCTGAAATGGCGCCGCGGAGAGGTAGGCGCATGAAGTCGATTGTTAATCCGAATATTATGAACCCTAGGCCCATAGCACCCAAGATGGATAATGTTAACAGCTTGGGAAACTTAAATATGCTATTCAATAATTTGGATATG AATCAAAAAGCAATGCTAGAACGTCTCCAACAAATGCAAGCAGGGGGATTGCCCAATGGTTTATCGTTCAAGGATGTGTTAGTGCAGTTTGCGAACATGCAACAACCTGGTATGATGAACAGGCCAATGGATATGCCGCGGCCAGAACACATCCGACCAGATAGAAGAAGACAGGAGAGGAATGAAGAAATGCATAAAcag GCAGAAAGGCTGGCGTCACCAAGTCCAAGACTGCCCCCTCCGCCACCTTACCCTGAAATATCTCTTCTCCCAGTCAACTCCAGTCAGGAAAACACGCAGCAAAACTCATTGCTGCACGGCATCCTTACAAAG AATTGTGGCGAGATCACAATTACACCGGTGCAGCCGACACCACCACCGCAAGAAACGCAGACGCAAGAGAAACAAGATGTTGGACAATTG AATGTACGGCAGGACGACGAAGAAAGCCCCGCTTCCGAGGGTGAGGCACCGGGTAGCGGGGGCTCTGGGGGTTCCGCAGGGTGTGCAGGCTCCCCGGGGGGCTCCGGCAGACTCGTCATCGACGAAGCCGCAGAGGACACGCCCCTCTGTCAGGGCTGTCGTGCAAGAGACGCCCAGTTCGTCTGCGCGGGATGTGCCAATCAGTGGTATTGCAGCCGAGAGTGTCag gtGGCTGCGTGGGATGAACACTCAGAAATGTGTTCAGGCTGA